In Aphelocoma coerulescens isolate FSJ_1873_10779 chromosome 3, UR_Acoe_1.0, whole genome shotgun sequence, a single window of DNA contains:
- the TBCC gene encoding tubulin-specific chaperone C gives MAAPGEAAAAAVAAPSQPEVAAGSAASAVVLPERLQRREAERQQGVERQRQKKEAQVVKEEQSEFFLAAFAREREAVEALLAAGTLEEAAARLQALQKLLTGSVRFLAPYEVRQGQETVARLQGDLAARRQQLQPKKKFAFRALKKEAAPGSAPRPAEPTPPAPAAPGPGLAEGESGGPPLCGFSGAQDEELELGPAELLQRDVLLSELRGCRVRLRGNPNTLRVRDCRGCTVLCGPVSTSVLVDGCSDCLLALACQQLRTHRTRDCRVYVQVTSRAVIEACTQVSFAPYSWSYPGIEGDFESSGLDRNSNNWNLVDDFDWLATDKPSPNWSLIPEQERITCWD, from the coding sequence ATGgcggcgccgggagaggcagctgcAGCGGCCGTGGCGGCTCCCTCACAGCCTGAGGTGGCCGCGGGCTCGGCCGCCTCCGCTGTGGTGCTGCCGGAGCGGCTGCAGCGGCGGGAAGCGGAGCGGCAGCAGGGCGTGGAGCGGCAGCGGCAGAAGAAGGAGGCGCAGGTAGTGAAGGAGGAGCAGAGCGAGTTCTTCCTGGCTGCCTTCGCCCGGGAGCGGGAGGCCGTGGAGGCACTGCTGGCGGCGGGGACGCTGGAGGAGGCGGCCGCCCGCCTGCAGGCGCTGCAGAAGCTGCTGACGGGCAGCGTGCGGTTCCTGGCGCCCTACGAGGTGCGGCAGGGGCAGGAGACCGTGgcgcggctgcagggggaccTGGCGGCGCggcggcagcagctgcagcccaagaagAAATTCGCCTTCCGCGCCCTCAAGAAAGAAGCGGCCCCGGGCagcgccccgcgccccgccgagcccaccccgccggcccccgccgcgcccggcCCCGGTCTCGCCGAGGGCGAATCGGGCGGGCCGCCGCTGTGCGGGTTCAGCGGCGCCCAGGACGAGGAGCTGGAGCTCGGCCCCGCGGAGCTGCTGCAGCGGGACGTGCTGCTGTCGGAGCTGCGCGGCTGCCGGGTGCGGCTCCGCGGCAACCCCAACACGCTGCGGGTGCGCGACTGCCGCGGCTGCACCGTGCTCTGCGGGCCCGTGTCCACCTCCGTGCTGGTGGACGGCTGCAGCGACTGCCTGCTGGCGCTGGCCTGCCAGCAGCTCCGCACCCACCGCACCCGCGACTGCCGGGTCTACGTGCAGGTGACCAGCCGGGCCGTAATCGAGGCCTGCACTCAGGTCTCCTTCGCGCCCTACTCCTGGAGCTACCCTGGTATCGAGGGGGATTTCGAGTCGTCTGGGCTGGACAGAAACAGTAACAACTGGAACCTGGTGGATGACTTTGACTGGCTGGCGACTGACAAGCCTTCGCCCAACTGGAGCCTGATCCCCGAGCAGGAGAGAATCACTTGCTGGGACTGA